One part of the Cottoperca gobio chromosome 14, fCotGob3.1, whole genome shotgun sequence genome encodes these proteins:
- the dlg2 gene encoding disks large homolog 2 isoform X16 gives MATWHLDSSSSRSPSSLAVVRAKGGSCDLWPTECGCIQSWQDPYQASPAPIIVNTDTLESVPYVNGAEIEYEFEEITLERGNSGLGFSIAGGTDNPHIGDDPGIFITKIIPGGAAAEDGRLRVNDCILRVNDADVSEVSHSKAVEALKVAGSIVRLYVRRRRPMLETIIEIKLIKGPKGLGFSIAGGVGNQHIPGDDSIYVTKIIDGGAAQKDCRLQVGDRLLMVNNYSLEEVSHEEAVAILKNTSDVVYLKVGKPTNVYLSDPYGPPDITHSFSPAMENHISSPINSGTLEYKSGLPPISPRSYSPLPKHLLGEEDINRLDGFSFLRNPSLDDGESQRFDSQHFQLRPPEPVYSTVNKLCDKAPSPRHYSPVECDKSLLHSAPLPYHLSLFPDSDITREPRKVVLHKGSTGLGFNIVGGEDGEGIFVSFILAGGPADLSGELRRGDQILSVNGIDLRGATHEQAAAALKGAGQVVTIIGQYRPEEYGRFEAKIHDLREQMMNHSMSSGSGSLRTNQKRSLYVRALFDYEKSKDSGLPSQGLSFRYGDILHVINASDDEWWQARRVTPHGDSEEMGVIPSKRRVERKERARLKTVKFNAKPGSFDSKGSFNDKRKKNFIFTRKFPFYKNKEGEQDGSDSDRSQEDMILSYEPVMRQEIHYARPVIILGPLKDRINDDLISEFPDKFGSCVPHTTRPKRDYEVDGRDYHFVMSREQMEKDIQEHKFIEAGQYNENLYGTSVQSVKYVAERGKHCILDVSGNAIKRLQVAQLYPIAIFLKPKSIDTLMDMNKRLTEEQAKKTFDRAMKLEQEFGEFFTALVQGDTLEDIYNHCKQVIEEHSGPYIWIPSKEKL, from the exons ATGGCCACCTGGCATTTGGACAGCTCGTCCTCCAGAAGCCCCAGCAGCTTGGCGGTAGTAAGAGCCAAGGGGGGGAGCTGTGATCTGTGGCCCACTGAGTGTGGCTGCATTCAGAGCTGGCAGGACCCCTATCAG GCCAGCCCTGCTCCGATAATCGTCAACACAGACACTTTGGAGTCAGTTCCTTAT GTCAACGGTGCAGAAATTGAATATGAGTTTGAGGAAATCACTCTAGAGCGG GGTAACTCAGGGTTGGGCTTTAGCATTGCGGGAGGGACAGATAATCCACACATCGGTGACGACCCCGGCATCTTCATCACTAAAATCATccctggaggagctgcagcagaggatggTCGACTGAG AGTAAACGACTGCATCTTACGGGTGAATGATGCAGACGTGTCTGAAGTTTCTCACAGTAAGGCAGTAGAAGCCCTGAAGGTTGCAGGTTCTATTGTTCGGCTGTATGTGCGGCGCCGCAGGCCAATGCTAGAGACCATCATTGAGATCAAACTCATCAAAGGACCAAAAG ggcttgGCTTCAGTATTGCAGGTGGAGTTGGAAACCAGCACATCCCTGGTGACGACAGCATATATGTCACCAAGATCATTGATGGTGGTGCAGCTCAGAAGGATTGCAGGCTACAAGTAGGAGATAGGCTGTTAATG GTGAATAACTACAGCCTGGAGGAAGTGTCTCATGAAGAAGCTGTGGCCATTTTGAAGAACACGTCGGACGTGGTATACCTAAAGGTGGGAAAGCCCACCAATGTCTACCTATCAGATCCCTATGGGCCTCCTGATATCACACACT CTTTCTCTCCAGCCATGGAAAATCATATCTCTTCCCCCATCAACAGTGGTACTCTGGAGTACAAGTCTGGTCTCCCGCCCATCTCCCCCAGGAGTTATTCCCCCCTCCCGAAGCACTTACTTGGGGAAGAGGATATAAACAGGTTGGATGGTTTTTCCTTCTTACG AAATCCCTCGTTGGATGACGGGGAGAGTCAAAGGTTTGATTCCCAGCACTTCCAGTTGAG GCCTCCTGAGCCAGTTTACAGCACTGTGAACAAACTATGTGACAAAGCACCCTCCCCCCGACACTATTCCCCAGTGGAGTGCGACAAAAGCCTCCTCCACTCCGCCCCCCTCCCATATCACTTAAGCCTGTTCCCTGACTCGGACATCACCAG GGAACCTAGGAAGGTTGTGCTCCACAAAGGCTCCACGGGCCTGGGCTTCAACATCGTGGGCGGTGAAGACGGCGAGGGCATCTTTGTGTCCTTCATCCTGGCAGGAGGGCCCGCTGACCTGAGCGGAGAGCTGAGGCGAGGGGACCAGATCTTATCG GTCAATGGTATTGACCTACGAGGAGCCACACAtgaacaagcagcagcagcactgaaaGGAGCTGGGCAGGTGGTCACCATCATTGGCCAGTACAGACCAGAAG AGTACGGGCGTTTTGAGGCCAAAATCCATGACCTGCGGGAACAGATGATGAACCACAGTATGAGCTCCGGGTCAGGATCCCTGCGTACCAATCAAAAGAGGTCGCTCTATGTGAG GGCACTGTTTGACTATGAGAAGTCAAAGGACAGCGGCCTCCCCAGCCAAGGGCTCAGCTTCAGGTATGGGGACATCCTCCACGTCATCAACGCCTCAGATGATGAGTGGTGGCAGGCCCGCCGTGTCACCCCACATGGAGACAGTGAGGAAATGGGTGTCATCCCTAGCAAAAGGCG GGTGGAAAGGAAAGAGCGAGCGCGTCTAAAGACTGTGAAATTCAATGCAAAGCCAGGGTCATTTGATTCAAAAGGG TCATTCAATGACAAACGTAAAAAGAATTTCATCTTTACACGAAAGTTCCCATTCTACAAGAACAAAGAGGGTGAGCAGGATGGCAGTGATTCAGACC GGAGTCAAGAGGACATGATTCTCTCGTATGAACCTGTGATGCGGCAAGAAA TTCATTATGCCAGACCCGTCATAATCCTGGGACCGTTGAAGGACAGAATCAACGATGATCTGATATCAGAATTCCCAGACAAGTTTGGATCTTGTGTACCAC ATACCACTCGGCCGAAGAGGGACTACGAGGTGGATGGGCGAGACTACCACTTTGTGATGTCCAGAGAGCAGATGGAGAAGGACATCCAAGAGCACAAGTTCATCGAGGCAGGACAGTACAATGAAAATCTGTATGGAACGAGTGTCCAGTCTGTGAAATATGTGGCTGAAAGG GGTAAACACTGCATTCTGGATGTGTCTGGAAATGCCATCAAACGACTACAAGTAGCACAACTCTACCCCATCGCCATCTTCCTAAAACCTAAGTCAATTGATACATTAAT GGACATGAATAAGAGACTGACAGAGGAACAAGCCAAGAAGACGTTCGACAGGGCAATGAAGCTGGAGCAGGAGTTTGGTGAATTTTTCACAG CGCTGGTTCAAGGAGACACCTTAGAGGACATTTATAACCACTGCAAACAGGTCATAGAAGAACATTCAGGACCCTATATCTGGATCCCCTCGAAGGAGAAACTATAA
- the dlg2 gene encoding disks large homolog 2 isoform X15 has protein sequence MPWQYHYQEDDSPPLDQGFPRLTNEVRAPELVHVSEKNLSEIENVHGYVSHSHISPLKPALVTRFDLAYPGVTTANYMASPAPIIVNTDTLESVPYVNGAEIEYEFEEITLERGNSGLGFSIAGGTDNPHIGDDPGIFITKIIPGGAAAEDGRLRVNDCILRVNDADVSEVSHSKAVEALKVAGSIVRLYVRRRRPMLETIIEIKLIKGPKGLGFSIAGGVGNQHIPGDDSIYVTKIIDGGAAQKDCRLQVGDRLLMVNNYSLEEVSHEEAVAILKNTSDVVYLKVGKPTNVYLSDPYGPPDITHSFSPAMENHISSPINSGTLEYKSGLPPISPRSYSPLPKHLLGEEDINRLDGFSFLRNPSLDDGESQRFDSQHFQLRPPEPVYSTVNKLCDKAPSPRHYSPVECDKSLLHSAPLPYHLSLFPDSDITREPRKVVLHKGSTGLGFNIVGGEDGEGIFVSFILAGGPADLSGELRRGDQILSVNGIDLRGATHEQAAAALKGAGQVVTIIGQYRPEEYGRFEAKIHDLREQMMNHSMSSGSGSLRTNQKRSLYVRALFDYEKSKDSGLPSQGLSFRYGDILHVINASDDEWWQARRVTPHGDSEEMGVIPSKRRVERKERARLKTVKFNAKPGSFDSKGSFNDKRKKNFIFTRKFPFYKNKEGEQDGSDSDRSQEDMILSYEPVMRQEIHYARPVIILGPLKDRINDDLISEFPDKFGSCVPHTTRPKRDYEVDGRDYHFVMSREQMEKDIQEHKFIEAGQYNENLYGTSVQSVKYVAERGKHCILDVSGNAIKRLQVAQLYPIAIFLKPKSIDTLMDMNKRLTEEQAKKTFDRAMKLEQEFGEFFTALVQGDTLEDIYNHCKQVIEEHSGPYIWIPSKEKL, from the exons GCCAGCCCTGCTCCGATAATCGTCAACACAGACACTTTGGAGTCAGTTCCTTAT GTCAACGGTGCAGAAATTGAATATGAGTTTGAGGAAATCACTCTAGAGCGG GGTAACTCAGGGTTGGGCTTTAGCATTGCGGGAGGGACAGATAATCCACACATCGGTGACGACCCCGGCATCTTCATCACTAAAATCATccctggaggagctgcagcagaggatggTCGACTGAG AGTAAACGACTGCATCTTACGGGTGAATGATGCAGACGTGTCTGAAGTTTCTCACAGTAAGGCAGTAGAAGCCCTGAAGGTTGCAGGTTCTATTGTTCGGCTGTATGTGCGGCGCCGCAGGCCAATGCTAGAGACCATCATTGAGATCAAACTCATCAAAGGACCAAAAG ggcttgGCTTCAGTATTGCAGGTGGAGTTGGAAACCAGCACATCCCTGGTGACGACAGCATATATGTCACCAAGATCATTGATGGTGGTGCAGCTCAGAAGGATTGCAGGCTACAAGTAGGAGATAGGCTGTTAATG GTGAATAACTACAGCCTGGAGGAAGTGTCTCATGAAGAAGCTGTGGCCATTTTGAAGAACACGTCGGACGTGGTATACCTAAAGGTGGGAAAGCCCACCAATGTCTACCTATCAGATCCCTATGGGCCTCCTGATATCACACACT CTTTCTCTCCAGCCATGGAAAATCATATCTCTTCCCCCATCAACAGTGGTACTCTGGAGTACAAGTCTGGTCTCCCGCCCATCTCCCCCAGGAGTTATTCCCCCCTCCCGAAGCACTTACTTGGGGAAGAGGATATAAACAGGTTGGATGGTTTTTCCTTCTTACG AAATCCCTCGTTGGATGACGGGGAGAGTCAAAGGTTTGATTCCCAGCACTTCCAGTTGAG GCCTCCTGAGCCAGTTTACAGCACTGTGAACAAACTATGTGACAAAGCACCCTCCCCCCGACACTATTCCCCAGTGGAGTGCGACAAAAGCCTCCTCCACTCCGCCCCCCTCCCATATCACTTAAGCCTGTTCCCTGACTCGGACATCACCAG GGAACCTAGGAAGGTTGTGCTCCACAAAGGCTCCACGGGCCTGGGCTTCAACATCGTGGGCGGTGAAGACGGCGAGGGCATCTTTGTGTCCTTCATCCTGGCAGGAGGGCCCGCTGACCTGAGCGGAGAGCTGAGGCGAGGGGACCAGATCTTATCG GTCAATGGTATTGACCTACGAGGAGCCACACAtgaacaagcagcagcagcactgaaaGGAGCTGGGCAGGTGGTCACCATCATTGGCCAGTACAGACCAGAAG AGTACGGGCGTTTTGAGGCCAAAATCCATGACCTGCGGGAACAGATGATGAACCACAGTATGAGCTCCGGGTCAGGATCCCTGCGTACCAATCAAAAGAGGTCGCTCTATGTGAG GGCACTGTTTGACTATGAGAAGTCAAAGGACAGCGGCCTCCCCAGCCAAGGGCTCAGCTTCAGGTATGGGGACATCCTCCACGTCATCAACGCCTCAGATGATGAGTGGTGGCAGGCCCGCCGTGTCACCCCACATGGAGACAGTGAGGAAATGGGTGTCATCCCTAGCAAAAGGCG GGTGGAAAGGAAAGAGCGAGCGCGTCTAAAGACTGTGAAATTCAATGCAAAGCCAGGGTCATTTGATTCAAAAGGG TCATTCAATGACAAACGTAAAAAGAATTTCATCTTTACACGAAAGTTCCCATTCTACAAGAACAAAGAGGGTGAGCAGGATGGCAGTGATTCAGACC GGAGTCAAGAGGACATGATTCTCTCGTATGAACCTGTGATGCGGCAAGAAA TTCATTATGCCAGACCCGTCATAATCCTGGGACCGTTGAAGGACAGAATCAACGATGATCTGATATCAGAATTCCCAGACAAGTTTGGATCTTGTGTACCAC ATACCACTCGGCCGAAGAGGGACTACGAGGTGGATGGGCGAGACTACCACTTTGTGATGTCCAGAGAGCAGATGGAGAAGGACATCCAAGAGCACAAGTTCATCGAGGCAGGACAGTACAATGAAAATCTGTATGGAACGAGTGTCCAGTCTGTGAAATATGTGGCTGAAAGG GGTAAACACTGCATTCTGGATGTGTCTGGAAATGCCATCAAACGACTACAAGTAGCACAACTCTACCCCATCGCCATCTTCCTAAAACCTAAGTCAATTGATACATTAAT GGACATGAATAAGAGACTGACAGAGGAACAAGCCAAGAAGACGTTCGACAGGGCAATGAAGCTGGAGCAGGAGTTTGGTGAATTTTTCACAG CGCTGGTTCAAGGAGACACCTTAGAGGACATTTATAACCACTGCAAACAGGTCATAGAAGAACATTCAGGACCCTATATCTGGATCCCCTCGAAGGAGAAACTATAA
- the dlg2 gene encoding disks large homolog 2 isoform X17 has product MFASIWYAKKLGKRLVQNSRKAKMLKDKASPAPIIVNTDTLESVPYVNGAEIEYEFEEITLERGNSGLGFSIAGGTDNPHIGDDPGIFITKIIPGGAAAEDGRLRVNDCILRVNDADVSEVSHSKAVEALKVAGSIVRLYVRRRRPMLETIIEIKLIKGPKGLGFSIAGGVGNQHIPGDDSIYVTKIIDGGAAQKDCRLQVGDRLLMVNNYSLEEVSHEEAVAILKNTSDVVYLKVGKPTNVYLSDPYGPPDITHSFSPAMENHISSPINSGTLEYKSGLPPISPRSYSPLPKHLLGEEDINRLDGFSFLRNPSLDDGESQRFDSQHFQLRPPEPVYSTVNKLCDKAPSPRHYSPVECDKSLLHSAPLPYHLSLFPDSDITREPRKVVLHKGSTGLGFNIVGGEDGEGIFVSFILAGGPADLSGELRRGDQILSVNGIDLRGATHEQAAAALKGAGQVVTIIGQYRPEEYGRFEAKIHDLREQMMNHSMSSGSGSLRTNQKRSLYVRALFDYEKSKDSGLPSQGLSFRYGDILHVINASDDEWWQARRVTPHGDSEEMGVIPSKRRVERKERARLKTVKFNAKPGSFDSKGSFNDKRKKNFIFTRKFPFYKNKEGEQDGSDSDRSQEDMILSYEPVMRQEIHYARPVIILGPLKDRINDDLISEFPDKFGSCVPHTTRPKRDYEVDGRDYHFVMSREQMEKDIQEHKFIEAGQYNENLYGTSVQSVKYVAERGKHCILDVSGNAIKRLQVAQLYPIAIFLKPKSIDTLMDMNKRLTEEQAKKTFDRAMKLEQEFGEFFTALVQGDTLEDIYNHCKQVIEEHSGPYIWIPSKEKL; this is encoded by the exons GCCAGCCCTGCTCCGATAATCGTCAACACAGACACTTTGGAGTCAGTTCCTTAT GTCAACGGTGCAGAAATTGAATATGAGTTTGAGGAAATCACTCTAGAGCGG GGTAACTCAGGGTTGGGCTTTAGCATTGCGGGAGGGACAGATAATCCACACATCGGTGACGACCCCGGCATCTTCATCACTAAAATCATccctggaggagctgcagcagaggatggTCGACTGAG AGTAAACGACTGCATCTTACGGGTGAATGATGCAGACGTGTCTGAAGTTTCTCACAGTAAGGCAGTAGAAGCCCTGAAGGTTGCAGGTTCTATTGTTCGGCTGTATGTGCGGCGCCGCAGGCCAATGCTAGAGACCATCATTGAGATCAAACTCATCAAAGGACCAAAAG ggcttgGCTTCAGTATTGCAGGTGGAGTTGGAAACCAGCACATCCCTGGTGACGACAGCATATATGTCACCAAGATCATTGATGGTGGTGCAGCTCAGAAGGATTGCAGGCTACAAGTAGGAGATAGGCTGTTAATG GTGAATAACTACAGCCTGGAGGAAGTGTCTCATGAAGAAGCTGTGGCCATTTTGAAGAACACGTCGGACGTGGTATACCTAAAGGTGGGAAAGCCCACCAATGTCTACCTATCAGATCCCTATGGGCCTCCTGATATCACACACT CTTTCTCTCCAGCCATGGAAAATCATATCTCTTCCCCCATCAACAGTGGTACTCTGGAGTACAAGTCTGGTCTCCCGCCCATCTCCCCCAGGAGTTATTCCCCCCTCCCGAAGCACTTACTTGGGGAAGAGGATATAAACAGGTTGGATGGTTTTTCCTTCTTACG AAATCCCTCGTTGGATGACGGGGAGAGTCAAAGGTTTGATTCCCAGCACTTCCAGTTGAG GCCTCCTGAGCCAGTTTACAGCACTGTGAACAAACTATGTGACAAAGCACCCTCCCCCCGACACTATTCCCCAGTGGAGTGCGACAAAAGCCTCCTCCACTCCGCCCCCCTCCCATATCACTTAAGCCTGTTCCCTGACTCGGACATCACCAG GGAACCTAGGAAGGTTGTGCTCCACAAAGGCTCCACGGGCCTGGGCTTCAACATCGTGGGCGGTGAAGACGGCGAGGGCATCTTTGTGTCCTTCATCCTGGCAGGAGGGCCCGCTGACCTGAGCGGAGAGCTGAGGCGAGGGGACCAGATCTTATCG GTCAATGGTATTGACCTACGAGGAGCCACACAtgaacaagcagcagcagcactgaaaGGAGCTGGGCAGGTGGTCACCATCATTGGCCAGTACAGACCAGAAG AGTACGGGCGTTTTGAGGCCAAAATCCATGACCTGCGGGAACAGATGATGAACCACAGTATGAGCTCCGGGTCAGGATCCCTGCGTACCAATCAAAAGAGGTCGCTCTATGTGAG GGCACTGTTTGACTATGAGAAGTCAAAGGACAGCGGCCTCCCCAGCCAAGGGCTCAGCTTCAGGTATGGGGACATCCTCCACGTCATCAACGCCTCAGATGATGAGTGGTGGCAGGCCCGCCGTGTCACCCCACATGGAGACAGTGAGGAAATGGGTGTCATCCCTAGCAAAAGGCG GGTGGAAAGGAAAGAGCGAGCGCGTCTAAAGACTGTGAAATTCAATGCAAAGCCAGGGTCATTTGATTCAAAAGGG TCATTCAATGACAAACGTAAAAAGAATTTCATCTTTACACGAAAGTTCCCATTCTACAAGAACAAAGAGGGTGAGCAGGATGGCAGTGATTCAGACC GGAGTCAAGAGGACATGATTCTCTCGTATGAACCTGTGATGCGGCAAGAAA TTCATTATGCCAGACCCGTCATAATCCTGGGACCGTTGAAGGACAGAATCAACGATGATCTGATATCAGAATTCCCAGACAAGTTTGGATCTTGTGTACCAC ATACCACTCGGCCGAAGAGGGACTACGAGGTGGATGGGCGAGACTACCACTTTGTGATGTCCAGAGAGCAGATGGAGAAGGACATCCAAGAGCACAAGTTCATCGAGGCAGGACAGTACAATGAAAATCTGTATGGAACGAGTGTCCAGTCTGTGAAATATGTGGCTGAAAGG GGTAAACACTGCATTCTGGATGTGTCTGGAAATGCCATCAAACGACTACAAGTAGCACAACTCTACCCCATCGCCATCTTCCTAAAACCTAAGTCAATTGATACATTAAT GGACATGAATAAGAGACTGACAGAGGAACAAGCCAAGAAGACGTTCGACAGGGCAATGAAGCTGGAGCAGGAGTTTGGTGAATTTTTCACAG CGCTGGTTCAAGGAGACACCTTAGAGGACATTTATAACCACTGCAAACAGGTCATAGAAGAACATTCAGGACCCTATATCTGGATCCCCTCGAAGGAGAAACTATAA